A single Drosophila ananassae strain 14024-0371.13 chromosome 3L, ASM1763931v2, whole genome shotgun sequence DNA region contains:
- the LOC6494025 gene encoding probable enoyl-CoA hydratase, mitochondrial: protein MANIAKLFASRAQCVLLTAARQPQVATRFASTSGNWEFIKTEVAGEGKNVAVITLNRPKALNALCNGLMKELSTALQAFGKDKSIAAIVLTGSEKAFAAGADIKEMLPNTYSQCIQGNFLNDWTEVARTQKPIIAAVNGYALGGGCELAMMCDIIYAGDKAKFGQPEIALGTIPGAGGTQRLTRVVGKSKAMEMCLTGNMITAQEAEKLGLASKVVPADQLVCEAIKLGEKIGTHSNLIVQLCKEAVNTAYETTLQEGLKYERRTFHATFSTADRKEGMTAFAEKRPAKFTNE, encoded by the exons ATGGCCAACATTGCCAAGCTCTTCGCCTCCCGTGCCCAGTGTGTCCTGCTGACAGCCGCCCGCCAGCCACAGGTGGCCACCCGCTTTGCCAGCACCT CTGGTAACTGGGAGTTCATCAAGACTGAAGTTGCTGGCGAGGGCAAGAACGTGGCTGTCATCACGCTGAACCGCCCCAAGGCTCTGAACGCCCTTTGCAATGGCCTGATGAAGGAGCTGTCCACCGCCCTGCAGGCTTTTGGCAAGGATAAGAGTATTGCTGCCATCGTTCTGACTGGAAGCGAGAAGGCTTTCGCTGCTGGAGCCGATATCAAGGAGATGCTGCCCAACACCTACTCGCAGTGCATCCAGGGCAACTTCCTCAACGACTGGACCGAGGTGGCCCGCACCCAGAAGCCCATCATTGCTGCCGTTAATGGATACGCTCTGGGCGGTGGCTGCGAGCTGGCCATGATGTGCGACATCATCTATGCCGGCGATAAGGCCAAGTTCGGTCAGCCCGAGATCGCGCTGGGCACCATTCCCGGAGCCGGTGGCACTCAGCGTTTGACCCGCGTCGTTGGCAAGTCCAAGGCCATGGAGATGTGCCTTACCGGTAACATGATCACCGCCCAGGAGGCGGAGAAGCTGGGTCTGGCCAGCAAGGTGGTTCCCGCTGATCAGCTGGTTTGCGAGGCAATCAAGCTGGGAGAGAAGATCGGCACCCACTCCAATCTGATCGTGCAGCTGTGCAAGGAGGCCGTCAACACAGCCTACGAGACCACTCTCCAGGAGGGTCTCAAGTACGAGCGTCGCACCTTCCATGCCACCTTCTCCACC GCCGATCGCAAGGAAGGAATGACTGCCTTCGCCGAGAAGCGTCCAGCCAAGTTCACCAATGAATAA
- the LOC123256966 gene encoding serine/arginine repetitive matrix protein 1 encodes MLSGLKIAKLNSENTCTSYYDFLTCGPAYMQSVICKPEPVPARTQPENESPSGLLRNGKKFYGVEDTATQWYVHKRRPQYAKCPKPRMFGYKFRMPIRNALKHKSTTAPYRFSGRRISPEFLCLLNRHHASLPGVNRVSKRYLVQKPSFSYYKFDAEEKNRPMRPGIETAAPVTFPCWSMVCPRRKPIYDWYVANDPYQWRSHDQESQDDQETAKPKEKDTQDKKFKAVAQDERKQETKRDRKSSPGSAHSLPKPQKIREPLLHGLYTTKEPEEIEPGKKPSRHKSTKAAEKKSSSLKSTITVTESYCYPAEKIKEPTSSRTSTMRASSEPACADPKKTRDPRRIEFENQPFFQALKGSNYDRVSRQSSKDLVTCSAPRMHSVNSQDEDNWEVSLEREERREKADYERTGYRVRPEPENNFFKSMCCPRQVGVQRSERPDFYDGTDVEMPPDHPWGCCGYGYEGFIHRSEFQDRYEKKTKRKKPPPYCYLWSAVDPNIREEEKKRLAEIKCQHRRKSRHSSPYFFYWSTPKQNVRTEAKSQLEEMDRESEEEPYPPPPCFPNPKPKCSHDRFNRASAVSFGESGLCESSAERTKPKRSDSYSTWSTGRKGRLWRARSHRNTDDSPFPWGEDRDSPIEEHGRSDHSERHMWGGPLPTELGRGLREKPRFLPRIHAFAKRFLFPGPTGMPLKPNSDRHFSESERSKPSASCRKMENETPYCIRRSKKEAAQSTLASPLETMNKNFRTRASEQPRIQDVRGTRDPSYWERAMSMKRQGSSSPKRNRETFYNPYANQRPSTLSPKREKARKKKKRIEPRNRASSEGPSTYQNYQSPPPPTPTAHTKHVKETSDLDEMPERKRAPSPTSLSSDSSEDQSKNTCKKRESRAQREWEERRQRRKAKKCREGFARTSNDWFLTSRSPDQRHPDPPRAGVLTLRNCEFPREPSDPALIEPRGDRFQFLQHRAMCGRGRADNHQSSTSHCNYDRSRSRAPEPRMRGGIDCRKGDYSRRRRRGEEAHGFPTALPVPVNNKRVHYTNSSNLQKHCFCFD; translated from the coding sequence ATGCTAAGTGGACTGAAAATAGCGAAGCTTAATAGCGAGAACACCTGCACTTCGTACTACGACTTTCTCACCTGTGGGCCCGCCTACATGCAGTCTGTGATTTGCAAACCGGAACCTGTGCCGGCCAGGACTCAGCCGGAAAATGAATCGCCATCTGGTCTCCTTCGAAATGGGAAGAAATTCTACGGTGTGGAGGACACGGCGACGCAATGGTATGTCCACAAAAGGAGACCTCAGTACGCCAAGTGTCCCAAGCCGAGGATGTTCGGCTACAAGTTCCGCATGCCCATCCGGAATGCCCTGAAACATAAGAGTACTACGGCGCCTTATCGTTTTTCGGGGCGTAGAATTTCTCCGGAATTTTTGTGCCTTCTCAACCGACACCACGCCAGTCTGCCAGGAGTCAACCGGGTGTCCAAGCGGTATCTCGTCCAGAAGCCCAGCTTCTCCTACTACAAATTCGATGCGGAGGAAAAGAATCGCCCCATGCGTCCTGGCATTGAAACGGCAGCTCCTGTGACATTTCCCTGCTGGAGTATGGTCTGTCCTCGGCGGAAGCCGATCTACGATTGGTACGTTGCGAATGATCCGTATCAATGGAGGTCCCACGATCAAGAGTCACAAGACGACCAAGAGACGGCTAAGCCAAAGGAGAAGGATACACAGGATAAGAAATTCAAAGCAGTGGCCCAAGATGAAAGAAAGCAGGAAACTAAAAGAGATCGTAAAAGTTCTCCTGGAAGCGCTCACAGTTTACCGAAACCGCAAAAGATCCGGGAGCCCTTGCTACATGGACTTTATACCACCAAGGAACCAGAAGAGATCGAACCTGGAAAGAAACCTTCTAGACATAAGAGTACTAAGGCAGCAGAAAAGAAGTCGTCCAGCCTCAAAAGTACTATAACGGTAACTGAATCTTATTGTTATCCTGCCGAAAAGATTAAGGAACCTACTTCATCTCGGACATCCACAATGCGAGCGTCCAGTGAGCCTGCCTGCGCCGATCCCAAGAAGACAAGAGATCCTCGACGCATTGAGTTTGAGAATCAACCCTTCTTCCAGGCTCTTAAAGGATCCAACTATGATAGAGTTTCCCGCCAATCAAGTAAAGATTTGGTGACATGTTCGGCGCCAAGGATGCACAGCGTCAATTCCCAGGACGAGGACAACTGGGAAGTATCCCTGGAGAGGGAAGAACGCAGGGAGAAGGCGGATTACGAGCGAACCGGTTACCGAGTACGTCCAGAACCGGagaacaactttttcaagtccaTGTGTTGTCCTCGCCAAGTCGGCGTCCAACGCTCGGAACGTCCCGATTTCTATGATGGGACTGATGTGGAAATGCCACCGGATCACCCATGGGGTTGCTGTGGCTATGGGTACGAGGGCTTCATCCACCGCTCTGAGTTTCAGGATCGCTATGAAAagaaaacgaaacgaaagaAACCCCCACCGTACTGCTACCTATGGTCTGCCGTGGATCCGAACATCCGGGAGGAGGAGAAGAAGCGTCTTGCGGAGATTAAGTGCCAGCACCGGAGGAAATCTCGTCACTCAAGTCCATATTTTTTCTACTGGTCCACCCCAAAGCAAAATGTCAGAACGGAGGCAAAAAGTCAATTGGAAGAAATGGATAGAGAGTCGGAGGAGGAACCTTATCCCCCGCCACCGTGTTTTCCGAACCCCAAGCCAAAATGTTCCCATGATCGATTCAATAGAGCTTCGGCCGTTAGCTTCGGAGAATCAGGTTTATGTGAATCGAGTGCTGAACGGACTAAACCGAAGAGATCAGACTCCTATTCCACGTGGAGCACTGGAAGAAAAGGACGCCTGTGGCGTGCCAGGAGTCACAGAAATACAGATGACAGTCCATTTCCGTGGGGGGAAGATCGAGACTCGCCAATAGAGGAGCATGGACGGAGTGATCACAGTGAAAGGCACATGTGGGGCGGTCCTTTGCCCACAGAGTTGGGCCGGGGTCTGCGGGAGAAACCGCGATTTCTGCCTCGGATTCATGCCTTCGCAAAGCGATTCCTGTTTCCTGGACCCACCGGCATGCCCTTGAAACCCAACTCTGATCGCCATTTTTCGGAGAGCGAGAGATCCAAGCCCTCCGCCAGCTGCAGAAAGATGGAAAATGAAACTCCCTACTGCATCCGAAGATCCAAGAAGGAAGCGGCACAATCTACCTTGGCATCGCCCTTGGAAACGATGAACAAAAATTTCCGAACACGCGCAAGTGAACAGCCCAGGATTCAGGATGTAAGAGGCACCAGGGATCCTAGCTATTGGGAAAGAGCCATGTCTATGAAAAGACAGGGAAGCTCATCTCCCAAACGAAATCGGGAAACTTTCTATAATCCATATGCTAACCAAAGACCCTCTACACTGTCCCCCAAAAGGGAGAAAgcccgaaaaaaaaagaaaaggatcGAGCCAAGGAATCGAGCTTCGTCAGAAGGACCGTCTACATATCAGAACTATCAGAGCCCCCCACCCCCGACACCTACGGCACACACGAAGCACGTTAAGGAAACCAGTGACTTGGATGAGATGCCAGAAAGGAAAAGAGCCCCCAGTCCTACAAGCTTGAGTAGCGACTCCAGCGAGGACCAGTCGAAGAATACATGTAAGAAACGGGAGTCCAGAGCCCAGCGCGAATGGGAGGAACGCCGTCAGCGGAGAAAAGCCAAGAAGTGCAGGGAAGGATTTGCGAGGACCAGTAATGATTGGTTCCTAACCTCCCGCTCTCCAGACCAACGACACCCAGATCCTCCTCGAGCGGGAGTTCTAACCCTGCGCAACTGTGAATTTCCCAGAGAACCTAGTGACCCGGCATTGATTGAACCCAGAGGCGATCGATTTCAATTCCTCCAACACCGTGCCATGTGTGGACGAGGGCGGGCAGATAATCATCAATCTTCTACGAGTCACTGTAATTATgacagaagcagaagcagagcCCCCGAGCCAAGGATGCGAGGAGGAATTGATTGTCGAAAGGGCGACTACTCCCGACGAAGGAGACGTGGTGAAGAGGCTCATGGTTTTCCGACCGCGTTGCCGGTTCCGGTCAACAACAAGCGGGTGCATTACACGAATTCTTCAAATTTGCAAaaacattgtttttgtttcgatTAG
- the LOC6494026 gene encoding synaptogyrin → MDTLNQILSINNGGAYGGGKAGGAFDPLTFAMKPQVVIRALCWLFSVVVFGCISSEGWTEKEGKEYCLYNGDGMACKYGNMVGVFGFLASMGFMGGEFLFERMSSVKSRKRYVMADMAFSAFWAFMYFVAFFYLWSQWSSAPPPPLGIGGGSMKTAIWFCLFSIVSWGLCALMAYKRFLIGAGDEFTSAFETDPANVVHQQAYGYSMDNDNDQYSASPFGQPQQGMEQQQSGMEYQQPTY, encoded by the exons ATGGACACACTCAACCAGATACTCAGCATCAACAATGGTGGCGCCTACGGGGGCGGGAAGGCTGGCGGCGCCTTTGATCCCCTCACATTTGCCATGAAGCCCCAAGTGGTCATCCGGGCCCTTTGCTGG CTCTTTTCAGTGGTGGTCTTCGGCTGCATATCCTCGGAAGGATGGACGGAGAAGGAGGGCAAGGAATACTGCCTTTATAATGGGGACGGAATGGCCTGCAAGTATGGCAATATGGTTGGTGTCTTCGGGTTCCTGGCCTCCATGGGTTTCATGGGCGGTGAGTTCCTCTTCGAGCGGATGTCGTCGGTGAAGAGCAGAAAGCGTTACGTCATGGCTGATATGGCCTTCTCGG CCTTCTGGGCCTTCATGTACTTTGTGGCATTCTTCTACTTGTGGTCGCAGTGGAGCTCGGCGCCCCCACCACCGCTGGGAATTGGAGGTGGCAGCATGAAGACAGCCATTTGGTTCTGTCTCTTCTCGATAGTCTCCTGG gGTCTCTGTGCCTTGATGGCCTATAAACGCTTCCTGATCGGAGCTGGCGATGAGTTCACCTCGGCCTTTGAGACAGATCCGGCCAACGTGGTTCACCAACAGGCCTATGGCTATTCCATGGACAATGACAATGATCAGTACAGCGCCTCGCCCTTCGGTCAGCCACAGCAGG GAATGGAACAGCAGCAATCTGGAATGGAGTACCAGCAGCCCACCTATTAA
- the LOC6494024 gene encoding low-density lipoprotein receptor isoform X2, with translation MRMFTAHQNLSLRLLVITTVVSGSWGFLGTTGCGYRCASGECIPLDRLCDGIAHCQDASDETKALCQKVLCPGYAFRCNYGACIASAAVCDGTTDCVDGSDEERWLCRAQMLEANCDLWEMHCSSGQCMPYSKLCDGTADCTDGDDEDATLCEGVTKTEHDPSTNTTQREDGCLVPDLPNVIIKYSNSAVIHAGTRIPNGTSIFYDCPAEHTLKGETHNTCHGSMWIQKFPYCETPTAFFFNLTICLFSLLMVILVFLLWRLRRDSVTRRRREENIWLVETSSSRPSESNLPKF, from the exons ATGAGAATGTTCACCGCGCATCAGAATCTTTCCCTGCGGCTGCTTGTGATCACCACGGTCGTCTCCGGTAGTTGGGGTTTTCTTGGCACTACGGGCTGCGGCTATCGATGTGCGAGCGGCGAGTGCATCCCATTGGACCGGTTATGCGATGGCATTGCCCATTGCCAGGATGCCTCGGACGAGACTAAAGCCTTGTGCCAGAAAGTCTTGTGTCCGGGCTACGCTTTCCGGTGCAATTACGGAGCCTGCATCGCCAGCGCGGCGGTGTGCGATGGCACTACGGATTGCGTGGATGGTTCGGACGAAGAGCGGTGGCTGTGCCGGGCACAGATGCTGGAGGCCAACTGCGATCTCTGGGAAATGCATTGCTCCTCCGGCCAGTGCATGCCATACTCCAAGCTGTGCGATGGCACCGCGGATTGCACCGATGGGGATGATGAAGATGCAACATTGTGCGAGGGTGTGACAAAAACAGAACATGATCCATCAACTAACACCACCCAGAGGGAGGATGGATGCCTGGTGCCGGACTTGCCAAATGtgataattaaatattcaaacaGTGCTGTTATCCACGCCGGAACAAGGATTCCCAATGGCACTTCCATTTTCTATGACTGCCCGGCGGAACATACCTTGAAAGGAGAGACCCACAATACCTGCCATGGTTCCATGTGGATCCAAAAGTTTCCATATTGTGAAA CTCCAACCGCCTTCTTCTTCAATCTGACAATATGCTTGTTCTCCCTCCTGATGGTGATCCTGGTTTTCTTACTGTGGCGGCTGCGCCGTGACAGTGTAACTAGACGGCGACGGGAGGAAAATATTTGGTTGGTAGAAACAAGTTCTAGTCGACCCTCGGAAAGTAATCTACCAAAATTCTAA
- the LOC6496551 gene encoding uncharacterized protein LOC6496551, which yields MASFRKCKCCWSLGQSQRMKQDPTTILWNSSITQNPLHECNRRQITLEELYNTCCRPKSKIKKDVVPEEKAILKNVPIPVRLRKTGYQNPPTTPKWRQMHEENEAQDEDQKQEEAKWQDWIKKRHALDLFHRLWEKNRRISAQRRRKMVQDAKEEGRDPSLKPYVHLDKNTPDPRKSITKPKRKLIDAEKAVQQFFPTKKCSKTSVLGIPKGQIMSTPFGIYREARENRQTRMIMPTFDRMLKNLSVPEHHQTLKSRHQIDSTPRFKRDIEMVYKNAPRPSKHVDFHEKEQLESFRKEFTKSTEESPKKGGKTVTIKDDQPQFSKAFGELLKSKKFRIPEHHTALRSHHHIKLKSEISAENSQMTTRSSEPDWSLWAPELAKQAQRSSLKKQLSSKSLSSKRRKSSDKIKNVKPKFTQDFRKMLKGVTVRKPELHTALTSLHNLVVNPKKGHEKQLGSDDDSFSSDEVVLKTGTSKVFPDKKSSMSGDVSSIITNSSLQRSKRLKGHLKTFSDYIRYSKPDLLLHRNKNKDTNPSYLADTSSLQSKRESRGTKNKSLEKSSDIGKEDFDSDNSVSSDKSGTTEKRDAKRTTYNAMKISLKKMESIRSVLLDPTLLTSPSNEAGDMDLDAIIREKRKAVMDSIKNFSKVGIAREDYRPPREERNFIQENIENIRKMSRKITEASKGIQKGPDVFATHYFYLPWYQSPKRDQLEESQYGFSLQNITDSWAHPIVASMKPMRIRRYSLNGWRNLMEQYWEKIKLLRKDTSPDVGDGLHKKPEKCDCCVCYTLAKGTEPDSALIKKIKTQWRRIELRNFYSQMREKERLDSSDCRKESILYAHNHTCDQ from the exons ATGGCGTCgtttagaaaatgcaaatGTTGTTGGTCGCTTGGCCAATCCCAGCGTATGAAACAGGACCCCACCACTATTTTATGGAATTCGTCAATAACTCAG aaccCCCTACACGAATGCAATCGCAGGCAAATCACCCTTGAAGAGCTTTATAACACCTGTTGCCgtccaaaatccaaaattaaaaaggatGTAGTGCCTGAAGAAAAagcaattttgaaaaatgtccCCATTCCTGTCCGGTTACGAAAAACCGGATATCAAAACCCACCAACGACTCCAAAATGGCGGCAAATGCACGAAGAAAATGAAGCTCAGGATGAGGATCAAAAACAAGAGGAGGCCAAATGGCAGGATTGGATAAAAAAGCGACATGCTCTGGACCTTTTCCATCGCCTTTGGGAGAAAAATCGAAGAATTTCGGCACAAAGACGAAGAAAAATGGTTCAAGATGCCAAAGAGGAGGGTCGGGATCCAAGCCTGAAACCCTATGTACACTTAGACAAAAACACCCCAGATCCACGGAAATCTATAACGAAGCCGAAAAGAAAACTCATTGATGCCGAAAAAGCTGTCCAACAATTCTTTCCCACAAAGAAATGCAGTAAGACCTCCGTACTAGGCATACCTAAGGGTCAGATAATGTCAACGCCATTTGGAATTTATCGGGAGGCTAGGGAAAATAGACAAACCCGAATGATTATGCCAACTTTCGATCGAATGCTTAAAAATTTGAGTGTCCCAGAACATCATCAAACCCTCAAAAGCCGTCACCAAATAGACTCAACCCCCCGTTTTAAAAGAGATATTGAAATGGTTTACAAAAATGCCCCTCGGCCTTCCAAACATGTTGATTTTCATGAAAAAGAACAACTGGAATCATTTAGAAAGGAATTCACAAAAAGTACGGAGGAGTCACCAAAAAAAGGAGGGAAGACCGTAACTATAAAAGATGATCAACCACAGTTTTCAAAAGCGTTTGGAGAACTTCTAAAGAGCAAAAAGTTTAGAATTCCGGAACATCATACAGCCTTACGAAGTCACCATCACATAAAACTCAAGTCCGAAATAAGTGCAGAAAATTCCCAAATGACGACACGTTCGTCAGAACCGGATTGGAGTCTTTGGGCTCCAGAGCTGGCAAAACAAGCCCAAAGATCAAGCTTGAAAAAGCAACTGAGCTCCAAAAGTTTGTCCTCAAAACGTCGCAAATCAAGTGACAAAATTAAGAACGTAAAGCCGAAATTCACACAAGACTTTAGAAAAATGCTAAAGGGAGTAACCGTTCGAAAACCAGAACTTCATACAGCTCTAACAAGCTTACATAATTTAGTGGTCAACCCGAAAAAAGGCCATGAAAAACAACTGGGATCTGATGATGATAGCTTCTCCTCGGATGAAGTGGTACTCAAAACGGGCACGTCTAAAGTCTTTCCGGACAAAAAAAGTTCTATGAGCGGCGATGTGTCCTCGATAATTACAAATTCTTCATTACAAAGATCAAAAAGACTCAAGGGACATCTGAAAACATTTTCGGATTATATAAGGTATTCAAAGCCAGATTTGTTGCTCCATAGAAATAAGAACAAGGATACTAATCCTTCCTATCTGGCCGACACCTCGAGCTTACAAAGCAAAAGAGAATCTCGGGGTACTAAAAATAAGAGCCTGGAAAAGAGCTCCGATATAGGAAAAGAGGATTTCGATTCAGATAATTCAGTTTCGTCCGATAAGTCCGGCACGACTGAAAAGAGAGACGCGAAACGTACCACTTACAATGCCATGAAAATCAGTCTCAAGAAAATGGAATCTATAAGATCGGTGCTACTGGATCCCACTCTGCTCACCAGTCCTAGTAACGAAGCCGGAGATATGGACTTGGACGCAATCATACGCGAAAAACGGAAAGCTGTAATGGAtagtattaaaaatttttccaaagtgGGAATAGCACGCGAGGACTACCGTCCACCAAGGGAGGAAAGAAACTTTATCCAGGAAAACATTGAGAATATCCGGAAAATGTCGAGAAAAATCACCGAAGCTTCTAAAGGGATACAGAAGGGTCCGGATGTATTCGCAACCCATTACTTTTATCTGCCATGGTATCAGAGCCCCAAACGAGATCAACTTGAAGAGAGCCAGTATGGTTTCTCTTTACAAAATATTACGGATAGTTGGGCACATCCTATAGTGGCATCGATGAAGCCCATGCGAATCCGTCGTTATTCACTCAATGGGTGGCGTAATCTCATGGAACAGTACTGGGAGAAAATCAAACTCCTGCGAAAAGACACATCTCCTGATGTGGGTGATGGCTTGCACAAAAAACCGGAGAAATGTGATTGCTGCGTATGCTATACTCTTGCTAAAG gaACCGAACCAGACAGCGCACTCATTAAGAAAATCAAAACCCAGTGGCGTCGTATCGAGCTCAGAAACTTCTACTCTCAAATGCGTGAAAAGGAACGTTTAGATTCCAGTGACTGCCGGAAAGAATCAATTTTATATGCCCATAATCATACCTGCGATCAGTAA
- the LOC6494024 gene encoding low-density lipoprotein receptor isoform X1 translates to MRMFTAHQNLSLRLLVITTVVSGSWGFLGTTGCGYRCASGECIPLDRLCDGIAHCQDASDETKALCQKVLCPGYAFRCNYGACIASAAVCDGTTDCVDGSDEERWLCRAQMLEANCDLWEMHCSSGQCMPYSKLCDGTADCTDGDDEDATLCEGVTKTEHDPSTNTTQREDGCLVPDLPNVIIKYSNSAVIHAGTRIPNGTSIFYDCPAEHTLKGETHNTCHGSMWIQKFPYCETAPTAFFFNLTICLFSLLMVILVFLLWRLRRDSVTRRRREENIWLVETSSSRPSESNLPKF, encoded by the exons ATGAGAATGTTCACCGCGCATCAGAATCTTTCCCTGCGGCTGCTTGTGATCACCACGGTCGTCTCCGGTAGTTGGGGTTTTCTTGGCACTACGGGCTGCGGCTATCGATGTGCGAGCGGCGAGTGCATCCCATTGGACCGGTTATGCGATGGCATTGCCCATTGCCAGGATGCCTCGGACGAGACTAAAGCCTTGTGCCAGAAAGTCTTGTGTCCGGGCTACGCTTTCCGGTGCAATTACGGAGCCTGCATCGCCAGCGCGGCGGTGTGCGATGGCACTACGGATTGCGTGGATGGTTCGGACGAAGAGCGGTGGCTGTGCCGGGCACAGATGCTGGAGGCCAACTGCGATCTCTGGGAAATGCATTGCTCCTCCGGCCAGTGCATGCCATACTCCAAGCTGTGCGATGGCACCGCGGATTGCACCGATGGGGATGATGAAGATGCAACATTGTGCGAGGGTGTGACAAAAACAGAACATGATCCATCAACTAACACCACCCAGAGGGAGGATGGATGCCTGGTGCCGGACTTGCCAAATGtgataattaaatattcaaacaGTGCTGTTATCCACGCCGGAACAAGGATTCCCAATGGCACTTCCATTTTCTATGACTGCCCGGCGGAACATACCTTGAAAGGAGAGACCCACAATACCTGCCATGGTTCCATGTGGATCCAAAAGTTTCCATATTGTGAAA CAGCTCCAACCGCCTTCTTCTTCAATCTGACAATATGCTTGTTCTCCCTCCTGATGGTGATCCTGGTTTTCTTACTGTGGCGGCTGCGCCGTGACAGTGTAACTAGACGGCGACGGGAGGAAAATATTTGGTTGGTAGAAACAAGTTCTAGTCGACCCTCGGAAAGTAATCTACCAAAATTCTAA